One part of the Patescibacteria group bacterium genome encodes these proteins:
- a CDS encoding restriction endonuclease subunit S, with translation MLPLSEKPVPLCSNLKYKKFSLSNTVVYNRFFYYYFHKETLRYLDSGSAQSQITISDLESESFLFPPLPEQKAIASVLSSLDDKIDLLHRQNKTLEALAETLFRQWFVEEAKEDWWEDSLLEVIQLIGGGTPKTAIAEYWDGDIPWLAGGDIASNHKSFINHSEKSITEVGLKNSSAKLLPKYATVISARGTVGKYCLLAQPVTFSQSNYGILPSSKISECFFFTYLLVNHVVEELQSSAYGSVFDTITTTTFKEIKVSLPTEAEILRFEQSVSPCFKKMFLNKSQILTLEKLRDTLLPKLMSGEVRVEMEMCNV, from the coding sequence ATTCTACCGCTGTCCGAAAAACCGGTTCCACTTTGCAGTAATTTGAAATACAAAAAATTTTCTCTGTCTAACACAGTTGTGTATAACAGATTTTTTTATTACTATTTTCATAAAGAAACACTGAGATATTTGGATAGTGGCTCCGCACAGTCACAAATTACAATATCCGACCTTGAATCTGAATCATTCTTATTTCCTCCCCTCCCCGAACAAAAAGCCATAGCCTCAGTCCTTTCCAGTCTCGACGACAAAATAGACCTGCTCCACCGTCAGAACAAAACCCTCGAAGCCTTGGCAGAAACTCTTTTCAGGCAGTGGTTTGTTGAGGAGGCGAAGGAGGATTGGTGGGAGGACAGCCTTCTAGAAGTTATCCAATTAATCGGTGGGGGTACTCCAAAAACAGCAATTGCTGAATATTGGGATGGTGATATTCCTTGGTTGGCTGGTGGTGACATCGCATCGAACCATAAATCTTTTATAAATCACTCAGAAAAAAGTATAACTGAAGTTGGGTTAAAGAATAGTTCCGCAAAGCTGTTGCCGAAATATGCTACTGTGATCTCAGCAAGAGGCACTGTTGGGAAGTATTGTTTGCTTGCTCAACCGGTGACTTTTAGCCAGTCAAATTACGGTATATTGCCTAGTTCTAAAATTTCAGAATGTTTTTTCTTCACATACTTGCTTGTAAACCATGTGGTAGAAGAATTACAGTCTTCAGCTTATGGTAGTGTCTTTGATACGATAACAACTACCACTTTCAAAGAAATCAAAGTTTCTTTGCCAACAGAAGCTGAAATCCTTCGATTTGAACAATCAGTATCGCCATGCTTTAAGAAAATGTTTCTAAACAAATCACAAATCCTCACCCTTGAAAAACTCCGAGATACACTATTGCCAAAATTGATGAG